CACCGCCGATCGGGGCCGAACGGAGGCAAACGTGGTTGGAATCACGAACACGGGGTAAGTGCGGCTACCAGCCCATGAGCAGCCGTGTTCCCACGGGGAAACACTCGATGAACCCTCCTGGTCATCACCTGACCGGGCCTCTCGTGGGGCGGGCACTGTCAGTGTCCGCAGGTAGATTCGAAATGGCTGCCGGGCCGATCGCACCCGGTCCGAAGCGGCCGCCAACGACGATTGCAGGAGTGATTCGCGTGGATCGTGTCGCGCTGCGCGGCCTCAGGGCCCGAGGACACCACGGGGTGTTCCCGGAGGAGCGGGAGCAGGGCCAGACGTTCGTCGTGGACCTCTCGCTCGGCCTGGACACCCGTCCGGCCGCGGCCGACGACGACCTGGCGAAGACCGTGCACTACGGCATCGTGGCGGAGGAGGTCGTGGCCGTCGTGGAGGGCGAGCCCGTCGACCTCATCGAGACGCTGGCCGAGCGCATCGCGCAGGTCTGTCTGAAGCACCAGGGGGTTCAGGAGGTCGAGGTGTGCGTCCACAAACCGGGCGCGCCGATCACGGTCCCCTTCGACGACGTGACCATCACCATCACCCGGAGCCGAGTATGACCGCCTCGTTCACCGAGAGTCACAGCGACCCGACCGTCCAGCCGGTGCCCGCCTCCGTGGTGCAACAGGTGGACGCCGCCGACACCACCCTGCACAACCCGAAACGTGCCGTCATCTCCCTCGGCTCGAACCTCGGCAACCGTCTGGAGACCCTCCAGGGAGCCATCGACGCTCTGGAGGACACCCCGGGCGTCCGCATCAAGGCGGTCTCCCCCGTCTACGAGACAGAGCCGTGGGGCGTTCCGGCGGGCAGCCAGCCCTCGTACTTCAACGCGGTGGTCGTCCTGAAGACCACACTCCCGCCGTCCTCGCTCCTGGAGCGTGCCCACGCGGTCGAGGAGGCCTTCCACCGGGTCCGGGAGGAGCGCTGGGGCGCGCGCACGATCGACGTCGACATCGTCGCGTACGCCGACGAGGTCTCCGACGACCCGGTCCTCACCCTTCCGCACCCGCGCGCCCACGAGCGGGCCTTCGTCCTCGCCCCCTGGCACGACGTGGACCCCGAGGCCCAGTTGCCCGGCCGCGGCTCGGTGGCCACGCTCCTGGAAACGGTCGCCCTCGGCGGTGTGGCGCCCCGCGCCGACCTGGAACTCCAGCTGCCGCAATAGCCGTTAAGGTCATGACGACCACGGCTCGGTGGTCCGGTACAGGGAGCTGAAGGGGCACCGTGAGAGAGCTGCACGTCAAGATGCTGGCCGCCGTGTTCGTCGTGGCCGGAGTGCTCTCCTGGGCGGGCGCCCGGCTGTGGAACTCGGTGGGGACCCTCCCCAGCGTCCCGCTGGCCGCCCCCGTCGTCCTGGCCCTGATCGCCGTGGTCCTGCTGGCCACGGCCCTCTCGCTGCGCGCCCGTCTCAAGGCCCAGCGCGACCGGCGCCCCGGCGCCAAGGGCGTCGACCCCCTGATGGCCGCCCGCGCGGTCGTCTTCGGCCAGGCCAGCGCCCTGGTGGCCGCTCTGGTCGCCGGGATGTACGGCGGCACCGGCGCCTTCCTCCTGGAGTCCCTGGACATCCCCGCCCGCCGCGACCAGGCCATCTACGCCGGCTTCTCGGTCCTTGCGGGCATCGCCGTCATAGCGGCGGCCTTCTTCCTGGAGCGGGTCTGCAAACTCCCCGAGGACGACGACACCAACGCGGGCACGGGCACAGCCCCGGCCGCGTAGGCGCTCCCCTCGACACACGGTTCGCCGTCGTCTGCGGGCCGGTGGGGCTCGTCGCGCCCACACGGCATAGCGCCGCATGCCGAGCTTGCCCCGCGCCCTTACGGGGCGCCGGTCCCGCCCTGCGCCCGGCGACGAACCCAGAACATCAGCGGGCCATGATCAGGCTCATCGCCTCGTTACGGGTGGCCGGATCCCGCAGTTGGCCGCGCACCGCCGACGTGATGGTCTTCGCACCCGGCTTCCGCACCCCCCGCATCGACATGCACATGTGCTCGCACTCGACGACGACGATCACCCCGCGCGGCTCCAGGATCTTCATCAGTGAGTCGGCGACCTGCGTGGTGAGACGTTCCTGCACCTGCGGTCTACGGGCGTAGACGTCAACGAGCCGGGCCAGCTTCGACAGCCCGGTGATCTTGCCGTCGACGGACGGGATGTACCCGACGTGGGCGACCCCGACGAACGGCACAAGATGATGCTCACAGCTGCTCAGGACCTCGATGTCCTTCACCAGCACCATCTCGTCGTGCCCCAGGTCGAACGTGGTCGTCAGCACGTCCTCGGGCCTCTGCCACAGCCCGGCGAATATCTCCCGGTACGCCCGCGCCACGCGCCCCGGTGTCTCCCTGAGGCCCTCACGGTCCGGATCCTCACCGACCGCGATCAGCAGTTCGCGTACGGCGCTCTCCGCCCGCTTCTCGTCGAACACGCCGATCGTGCCCTCGCCGTCCAGCGTCACGGGGTCGGTCATCTGGTGCCTCGTTCCTGTCCCTGTCACGCGTGTGGACCACGCGTCGCACGTGCGGACATACCGAAATGCCGCGCCCCCCAGGCTAGATCCTGGGGGGCGCGGCATCCATTCCGGGCCCGCTGAGCGGGAGGAGGCGGGAGAGCCGTGATCAGCTCTCGGTGCGGTCCTCCGGCGCCGACTCCGTCGCGGGGACGGACTCGGTGGCTGTGGCCTTGGCGGTGATGACCGCCGCCGAACCGTTGGTCCCGTTCGTCAGCGACAGCTCCTTGGGGGAGAGCACCGGCGGGCGGGTGGACGGCGTACGGCGGGAGGAGCCGGTCCACGCGGGGCGGGCCGGGCGCTTGATGATGGGAGTGAAGATCTCGGCGATCTGCTCCTTGCTCAGCGTCTCCTTCTCCAGCAGCTGCAGCACCAGCGCATCAAGGACGTCGCGGTTCTCGACCAGGATCTCCCAGGCCTCGTTGTGCGCGTTCTCGATGAGCTTCTTGACCTCTTCGTCGACGAGCGCGGCGACCTCTTCCGAGTAGTCGCGCGGGTGACCCATCTCACGGCCGAGGAACGGTTCGGTGTTGTCACCACCGAACTTGATCGCGCCGAGCCGCTCGGTCATGCCGTACTGCGTGACCATCGCGCGGGCCGTTGCGGTGGCCTTCTCGATGTCGTTCGCAGCGCCGGTGGTCGGGTCGTGGAAGACGAGCTCCTCGGCCGCGCGCCCGCCCAGCATGTACGCCAGCTGGTCGAGCATCTCGTTGCGGGTCGTGGAGTACCTGTCCTCGTCCGGCAGGACCATCGTGTAGCCAAGAGCACGGCCCCTGGAGAGGATCGTGATCTTGTGGACGGGGTCGGAGTTCGGAGACGCCGCCGCGACCAGGGCGTGGCCGCCCTCGTGGTACGCGGTGATCTTCTTTTCCTTCTCCGACATGATCCGGGTCCGCTTCTGCGGGCCCGCCACGACGCGGTCGATGGCCTCGTCCAGCGCCAGGTTGTCGACCAGCTTCTTGTCACTGCGGGCGGTGAGCAGCGCTGCCTCGTTGAGGACGTTGCTCAGGTCCGCGCCGGTGAAGCCCGGCGTGCGACGGGCGACCGCCGACAGATCGACGTCCGGAGCGACCGGCTTGCCCTTCTGGTGAACCTTGAGGATCTCCAGACGGCCGAGCATGTCCGGGCGGTCGACCGCGATCTGGCGGTCGAAGCGGCCGGGACGCAGCAGCGCCGGGTCGAGGATGTCGGGCCGGTTCGTCGCGGCGATGAGAATCACACCGCCCTTGACGTCGAAGCCGTCCATCTCGACGAGCAGCTGGTTGAGCGTCTGCTCGCGTTCGTCGTGCCCGCCACCCATGCCGGCGCCGCGATGGCGGCCGACCGCGTCGATCTCGTCGACGAAGACGATCGCCGGGGCGTTCGCCTTGGCCTGCTCGAAGAGGTCACGGACCCGGGAGGCACCGACGCCGACGAACATCTCGACGAAGTCGGAACCCGAGATCGAGTAGAACGGCACGCCCGCCTCACCCGCGACAGCACGTGCGAGCAGCGTCTTGCCCGTACCGGGAGGCCCGTAGAGGAGCACACCCTTGGGGATCTTGGCGCCGACGGCCTGGAACTTGGCCGGCTCCTGCAGGAACTCCTTGATCTCGTGGAGTTCCTCCACCGCCTCGTCCGCGCCCGCCACGTCGGCGAACGTCGTCTTCGGGGTGTCCTTGGTGATGAGCTTGGCCTTGGACTTCCCGAAGTTCATGACCCGGGAGCCGCCGCCCTGCATCTGGTTCATCAGGAACAGGAACACGACGACGATGAGGACGAAGGGGAGCAGCGACAGCAGAATGCCGACGAAAGCGTTCTGCTTGGTCGGAGAGACCGTGTAGCCGTCCGGAATCTGCTTGTTCTGGTATTTGTCCTGGAGAGTGTTCGCCAGGTTGACGCCCTGATCGCCGATGTAGCTCGCTTGGATCTTCGAGCTGCCCTCGACCTTCTGGCCGTCCTTGAGCTGGACCTTGATGACCTGCTCGTCACCGGTGGTGATCTTGGCCTGCTCGACCTTGTTGTCGTTGATCGCCTGGACGACCTGGCCTGTGTCCACCGTCTTGTAGCCGCCGGACGAGCCGACGACCTGCATCAACACGACCACGGCAAGGACGGCCAGCACGATCCACATGACCGGCCCACGGAAGTATCGCTTCACGTCCATCCATACGGAGCGGTGCCGCCCCGTCCCTCCTGCCATAGTGAGTTTGACAAAGACTGTTCTAAAGACTGCTCTTCGGACGGTACCCCAGCATTGTCACCCGAAGGCGCACGGGCGGGGTCGCATTACCGTCCACGCATGCTCCAACGGCGGGAAGGCCGCCGGGGTTCCCGCACCTCTCACAGGACTGGCCCTTTGGCTCAGCAGCCGCACGAGAGGCCGGGACGGCAGCCGGACTCATCCGCCGTAGACATGGGGCGCGAGCGTACCGACGAACGGGAGGTTCCGGTACTTCTCGGCGTAGTCGAGGCCGTAGCCGATCACGAACTCGTTCGGGATGTCGAAGCCGACCCACTCCACGTCGATGGCGACCTTCGCGGCCTCCGGCTTGCGCAGCAGGGTGCAGATCTTCAGCGACTCGGGCTCGCGGGAGCCGAGGTTGGAGATCAGCCAGGACAGGGTCAGCCCGGAGTCGATGATGTCCTCGACGATGAGGACGTGCTTGCCCTTGATGTCGGTGTCGAGGTCCTTGAGGATCCGCACCACACCGGAGGACTGGGTGCCCGCGCCGTACGACGACACGGCCATCCAGTCCATGGTGAGGGGGGTGGACAGCGCCCGGGCCAGGTCGGCCATGACCATCACCGCGCCCTTGAGGACGCCGACGATCAGCAGATCCTTGCCCGCGTACTCCGCGTCGATCTTCGCGGCCAGCTCGACCAGCTTCGCGTCGATCTCTTCCTTGGTGATGAGTACCGACTTGAGGTCGGCACCCATGTCTTTCGCGTCCACCCGCATCACTTTCGGTCGCCCGTCGCCATCTGCCTGGCTCGCCGACCCCTCCCCGAAGGGGGGTGAGATTCAGCCTTGCCGAATCACCAGTCTGCCACCCTGCCGCTGGGCGACGACCCGGCCGGGGAGATTGATGACCCCCTGCCCACGCCAGCCGGTGATCAGCCGGTCGACTTCCTCGATGTGGCGGGCGAACAGCGAACCGGCCGGAGCGCCCGCCTCGATGGCGGCCCTGCGCAGGATGCGACGGCGTACGGCGGGCGGCAGGGCGTACAGCTTGGCGCACTCCAGGAGACCCGCCGCGTCCCGTACGGAGGCCTCGGCCTGGCGGGCCCAGGTGTCGAGGGCGTCGGCGTCGTCGCGGGAGAGCTGGGCCGTGCGGGCGAGTGCCTCGACCACGCCTTTGCCGAGGGCTTTCTCCAGGGCGGGCAGGCCTTCGTGGCGCAGCCGGGACCGGGTGTAGGCCGGGTCGGCGTTGTGCGGGTCGTCCCAGACCGGGAGGGCCTGGACCATGCACGCCTTGCGGGCGGTCTGCCGGTCGACCTGGAGGAAGGGCCTGCGGTACCGGCCGGGGGCTCCGGGCCCTCCGGAGACGGCGGCCATCCCGGACAGGGACCGGATACCGGAGCCGCGGGCGAGGCCCAGCAGTACGGTCTCGGCCTGGTCGTCGCGGGTGTGGCCGAGGAGGACCGCGATGGCGCCGTGGCGCTCGGCGGCGGCGTCGAGGGCGCCGTACCGGGCGTCTCGCGCGGCGGCCTCCGGGCCGCCCTCACGGCCCACGGTGACGGCGATCGACTCGACCGGGGCGAGGCCGAGTTCGGTCAGGCGCAGGACGACCTCGTCGGCACGGAGGTCGGACCCGGGCTGCAGACCGTGGTCGACGGTGACGCCGCCGGCCCGCAGACCGAGTTTGGGCGCTTCGAACGCGAGGGCGGAGGCGAGCGCCATGGAGTCGGCGCCGCCGGAACACGCCACGAGGACGAGCGGCAGGGACTCGCCGGGGGTGTCGGGGCCGGGGACGAGGCTGTGGGACGGGGTGTGAGCGGTGAGGATGTCGTGGAGAGCGCGGCGAACCGCCAGGCGTATCGCCGCGACCGCAGGATGGGGACCCATGTCCGGTTCCCTTCATGAAGTTTTCGGGGGGTGAGCCGATTTCGGTCACTCAGAGTGTGTAGATGGTGACAGAAACGGGGCGTTCCCCGAGCATTGCACGCCTACCCATGCCCCACGGTCCCTCGGACGGGTGATTGAAGGGGCGTTCGCCTGCCGTCGGCCGGATTCGTTCACCCCCTCATCCGAGGGCTCATGAGTCCGTCTTGCGGTGCACCCGCGCGACCCAGTCCGCCGGTTTGGCGATCTCGGCCTTCGTCGGGAGGGTGTTGGGGGAGGTCCACACGCGGTTGAAGCCGTCCATGCCGACCTGGTCAACGACCGCGCGGACAAAGCGTTCGCCGTCCCGGTACTGCTTGAGTTTGGCGTCAAGCCCGAGCAGCTTGCGCAGCGCGAGGTCAAGGCGGGACGCGCCCTTGGCCCGCCGTTGCTGGAATTTCTCCCGGATCTCGGCCACGGAGGGCACCACCGCGGGGCCCACTCCGTCCATCACGAAGTCGGCGTGTCCCTCCAGGAGGGACATGACCGCGGTGAGGCGGCCGAGGATCTCCCGCTGGGCCGGCGTCTGCACCAACTCCACCAGGGAGCGCCCGCCGTCGTCCTCCTCGCCCTCCGGCCTGCCGCCCGCGAGGGACTGCGCGGCCTCCCTGATGCGTTCCAGGAACGTCATGGGGTCGACTTCCGTCTCGCCCAAGAACGACTGGATTTCGCCCTCCAGATGGTCCCTCAGCCAGGGCACACCCGTGAACTGGGTGCGGTGCGTCTCCTCGTGCAGACACACCCAGAGCCTGAAGTCGTGCGGCTGTACGTCGAGTTCGCGCTCCACGTGGACGATGTTGGGCGCGACGAGGAGCAGCCGGCCGCCGCCGTTCGCGCCCGCCGGCAGTTCACGGGTGGACGGCGCGAAGGTCTCGTACTGGCCGAGCACCCGGGACGACAGGAACGACAGGAGCATCCCCAGTTCGACGCCGGTGACCTTGCCGCCGACCGCCCCGAGGACGGCTCCGCCGGGTGAACTCCCGCGCCGCTCCTCCATCTTGTCCAGCAACGGCCTGAGCACCTCGCGGAACCCGGCCACGTTCGCCCGTACCCAGCCCGGCCGGTCGACGACCAGTACGGGGGTGTCGTGCGCGGCGTCCGTGCCCATCCGGGTGAAGCCCCGGACGTGCTCCTCGGATGCCTTCGCGTGCCGGCGCAGCTCCGACACGATGGCCCGGGCCTCGTCCCGGCTCACCTCTGGTCCCGGCCTCACGAGCCGGGTCGCGGTCGCCACCGCGAGATTCCAGTCGACCATCCCAGCAGATGCAGCACCACCGATGCTCGTCATGCGTCAACCGTACGTGAGGGCTCCTCCCGGGGGCAGGGTGGCGAGGTCAGCAGCCGCAGGCCGCCAGCGCCGTCGCCGTGCGGTCCAAGGCTGCCTGGGCCGCCGTCCGGTCGGTGGTGTCGGCGGCGAGGAAGGCGAAGGCCAGCAGGCGGCCGTCCCGGTCGACGACCGTGCCCGCCAGGGTGTTCACACCGGTCAGGGTGCCCGTCTTGGCCCGTACGACGCCTGCCGCGCCGTCCGTGTAGCGCGTGCTCAGGGTGCCGGTGAAGCCCGCCACGGGGAGGCCCGTGAGCGCCGCGCGCAGTTCGGGGTGGGCCGGGTCGCCGGCCTTGGCCAGCAGGGCTGTGAGGAGGTTCGGGGTGAGGAGGTCGGCGCGGTTGAGACCGCTGCCGTCCGCGAAACGGGCGCCGGACATGGGCAGTCCGAGCTTCCCCAGCTGGGTACGGATGGCCCGCCCGCCCCCCGCGAAGTCGGGCCGGACGCCCGTGGCGAGCGCGGTCTGGCGGGCGAGGGCCTCCGCGAGGTCGTTGTCGCTGTCGGTCAGCATGCGCTCGACGAGGGCGGAGAGCGGCGGCGAGGAGACCTTCGCGAGGGTGGTCGCGCGGCCCGTGGCCTTGGACGGGCCTGGGGAGGTCGTTTTGATGCCGTGCTTCGCCAGGAGGGCCGCGAAGGTGCGGGTGGCGTCCGCCGCCGGCTCGGTGCTGCGGTCGGCCGTTCCACTGGTTGAGTCGTTCGTGCGGGCCTCGTCGGCCATGAGGGCGCTGACCGGGGCGAGGTTGCCGCCGTTGTCGGCCCCGATCGGGTGGAGTTCCGGGCCGGCGTAGAGCGTGGTGTCGTACGACAGCGTCACCTGGCCCACGCCGCGCTTCTTGAGGGCGGTGGCCGTCGAGTCGGCCAGGGTGCGCAGGCTCGCCCAGCCCTCCGGGTCCGTACGGGCCGTCAGGGTGGGGTCGCCGCCGCCGACCAGGACGAGTTCGTTGGTGTCGGGCTCCAGGGCGGCCCGGGTGGTGAGGCGGTGGTCGGCGCCCATCGCGGAGAGCGCGGCGACAGCCGTGGCGATCTTCGTGGTCGACGCGGGGACGAGCGCCTCGCCCGCGCCCAGGCCGTACAGGCGCTTCCCGGTGGCGATGTCGACGACGGCGGCCGTCTGGCGGGTGCCGAGGGCCGGGTTCCTCAGGAGCGGGTCCAGAACGGCCGCGAGGGCTTTCCCTGCGGGCGCCGCCCGCAGGGTGCCGGTGGCGCTGCCGAGGCCGGCCAGCACCGAGGGAGCGCTCGGCGCGGGTGCGGGCGCCCCGGCCGACGTACCCGAGGTGGCGGACGTACCGGAATTACGTCCGTGATCTGCGCCACCGGATCGTTCCTGGACGGCGGCCCAGTCCCGCTCGGCCGTACGCTGGCCGGACGAGTCCCAGGGGCCGGCGGCGGTCACCACGCCGGCGGTCAGCGCCAGTCCGGCGGTGGCGGCGCCCGCGGTGTACTGCCAGGTCCGAAGGGTCTTCGGCATCGGCAACGGCAGTATCTTCAGGGTGTTCGGTCTCGGGAGACCGGCGAGCTTCGGGCCCACCGTCCGTGTGATCCGCGCGACCCGCGGTTTCACGGCCGCCGCGGCCCGTCCGAGCTGCGGTTTCACCGTTGCCGCAGCCTGGGTGAGACGGGGTCGTACGGTGCGGACGAGCCGCGCCGCCCTCGGCCTCGCGGCCCGCCAAGGCCCCAGCTCCGGCACGACCACCAGCCCCTTTCGCGATCACACACCAGCGTGAGGGACACTTAACCACCAGAACTATGTGTTGATCATGGAGGAGCCACCGGTGGAGTTCGACGTCACGATCGAGATTCCGAAGGGTTCACGGAACAAGTACGAGGTGGACCACGAGACCGGTCGGATCCGTCTGGACCGTCGCCTCTTCACCTCGACCAGCTACCCGGCCGACTACGGCTTCGTCGAGAACACCCTCGGCGAGGACGGCGACCCGTTGGACGCGCTGGTCATCCTGGACGAGCCGACCTTCCCCGGCTGTCTCATCCAGTGCCGCGCCATCGGCATGTTCCGGATGACGGACGAGGCCGGCGGCGACGACAAGCTGCTGTGCGTGCCCGCGCACGACCCGCGCGTGGAGCACCTGCGGGACATCCACCACGTGTCGGAGTTCGACCGTCTGGAGATCCAGCACTTCTTCGAGGTCTACAAGGACCTGGAGCCCGGCAAGTCCGTCGAGGGCGCCAACTGGGTCGGCCGCACGGACGCCGAGGCCGAGATCGAGCGGTCGTACAAGCGCCTCAAGGAGCAGGGCGGCCACTGAGCCCTCCTGACACCCGTCACGCCAACGGGCCGCACGCGTACGCGTGCGGCCCGTTCGTGTCTCTGTGCGCATACTGAAAGGCGTACTGGAGGGGCACGCGCAGGGAGCGATACGGAGTGACGGACGAGGACCGCAAACCGGCGTCGGACGAAGCCGGGGGCGTCTACGCGATCCCCCTCGGCGGTGTGACGGTCGGTGGCGTCGGCGACGGGGAGTCGGCCACCACCTCCGAGTTCGCCCTCCCCGATGGGCTGGCCCCGCCGAAGCCCGTCGTCGGTGAGTCCGAGACGACCTCCGAGTTCTCCCTGCCGGACGGGCTCGACGTTCCGCAGCCGACCGGCGGCGAATTCGAGGGCTCGGCCTTCAGCACCCCGCGCACCTACCGGGCGCCCGCGTTCACGCCGCCCTCCGGCATCCCTGTGGTCAGTCTCACCAAGGACGTGCCCTGGCAGGACCGGATGCGCACGATGCTGCGGATGCCGGTGGCCGAGCGGCCCGCGCCGGAACGGATGCAGAAGGCGGCCGAGGAGGACGGGCCGGCCGTCCCGCGCGTGCTCGACATGACGCTGCGCATCGGCGAACTGCTGCTCGCGGGCGGCGAGGGCGCCGAGGACGTGGAGGCGGCCATGTTCGCCGTCTGCCGGTCCTACGGCCTCGACCGCTGCGAGCCGAACGTCACTTTCACCCTGCTGTCGATCTCGTACCAGCCCTCGCTCGTCGAGGATCCCGTGACGGCGTCACGGACGGTCCGGCGCCGGGGCACCGACTACACGCGCCTGGCGGCCGTCTACCGGCTCGTGGACGACCTGAGCGACTCGGAGACCGCCACGTCTCTGGAAGAGGCTTACAGGCGCCTTGCGGAGATCCGGCGGAACCGGCACCCGTATCCCGGCTGGGGGCTCACCGTGGCCGCCGGGCTGCTCGCGGGCGCCGCCTCCGTGCTCGTCGGCGGTGACCTGGTCGTGTTCGTGGCGGCGGCGCTCGGCGCGATGCTGGGCGACCGGCTGGCGTGGCTGTGCGCGGGGCGCGGGCTGCCGGAGTTCTACCAGTTCACGGTGGCCGCGATGCCGCCGGCCGCGATAGGGGTCGCGCTGACGGCCGCGCACGTGGACGTGAAGGCGTCCGCCGTGATCACCGGTGGGCTGTTCGCGCTGCTGCCCGGGCGGGCGCTGGTGGCCGGGGTGCAGGACGGGCTGACCGGGTTCTACATCACCGCGTCCGCGCGTCTGCTGGAGGTCATGTACTTCTTCGTGGGCATCGTCGTCGGGGTGTTGCTGATCCTGTACTTCGGCGTGAAGCTGGGCGCCGAGCTCAATCCGGACGTGGCGCTGGGGAGCGCGGCGCGGCCCCTGTGGCAGATCGGCGCGTCCATGCTGCTGTCGCTGACCTTCGCGATCATGCTTCAGCAGGAACGTTCCACCGTGCTCATCGTGACGCTCAACGGGGGTGTGGCGTGGAGCGTGTACGGCGCGATGAGCTACACCGGCAACTTCTCGCCGGTGGCCTCGACGGCCGTCGCCGCGGGACTGGTCGGGCTGTTCGGGCAGTTGCTGTCGCGGTACCGGTACGCGTCGGCCCTGCCGTACACCACGGCTGCGATCGGGCCTCTGTTGCCGGGGTCGGCGACGTATTTCGGGCTGTTGTCGATCGCGCAGAACGACATGGACGCGGGGTTGGTGTCGCTGTCGAAGGCGGCGGCGCTGGCGATGGCCATCGCGATCGGGGTGAATCTGGGGTCGGAGATCTCGCGGTTGTTCCTGCGTGTGCCGAGCGGCTCCGCCGGGGGTAGG
This genomic interval from Streptomyces sp. B21-083 contains the following:
- a CDS encoding threonine/serine ThrE exporter family protein; this encodes MTDEDRKPASDEAGGVYAIPLGGVTVGGVGDGESATTSEFALPDGLAPPKPVVGESETTSEFSLPDGLDVPQPTGGEFEGSAFSTPRTYRAPAFTPPSGIPVVSLTKDVPWQDRMRTMLRMPVAERPAPERMQKAAEEDGPAVPRVLDMTLRIGELLLAGGEGAEDVEAAMFAVCRSYGLDRCEPNVTFTLLSISYQPSLVEDPVTASRTVRRRGTDYTRLAAVYRLVDDLSDSETATSLEEAYRRLAEIRRNRHPYPGWGLTVAAGLLAGAASVLVGGDLVVFVAAALGAMLGDRLAWLCAGRGLPEFYQFTVAAMPPAAIGVALTAAHVDVKASAVITGGLFALLPGRALVAGVQDGLTGFYITASARLLEVMYFFVGIVVGVLLILYFGVKLGAELNPDVALGSAARPLWQIGASMLLSLTFAIMLQQERSTVLIVTLNGGVAWSVYGAMSYTGNFSPVASTAVAAGLVGLFGQLLSRYRYASALPYTTAAIGPLLPGSATYFGLLSIAQNDMDAGLVSLSKAAALAMAIAIGVNLGSEISRLFLRVPSGSAGGRRAAKRTRGF